GCGGATATATTCTAATCCTTTTTGCCAAGCGGCGACAGCTTTTTCGATATCGCGATCGCGGTCTTGGGTTTCCCAAGTGAAGCCTTCGCCCATAGCGTGAAATTCTAATAAATCGTCTTGCCAAATACTGAAAACTCTTTTTTCGGCAGGTTCCCAAGCTCCTTTGATAAATTGAACGATAGCGACCTTATACCCATGACCAAGCGCACGCAGCACCATCCCTAGCGCCGCAGTGGTTTTCCCCTTGCCATTCCCAGTATTAACGATAATTAACCCTTTTTCGGTCGATGCGTTAGTGACTCGCATCTGTTGTACTTCTTTGCGTCGCTCCATCTTTTTGCGGTACTGTTCTGATGTGAGGGAGGAATTCTCTCCAACAGCTACATCACTAGTGGTTGCCCGAGTTTCATCAGTTTGCATGGCGCTGGCATTCACAGAGAGTGTCATTAATACTAGGATGAACCAAAATCCTCAATATTGAGCAACGGCGCTTAATCATGGAAAACAAAATTTCTGTTATCCAAGGCGATATTACCCAGCTACAGGTGGATGTTATTGTGAATGCTGCTAATAACACCCTTTTGGGAGGAGGCGGTGTAGATGGTGCGATACACCGTGTGGCAGGTCCAGAACTTTTGGAAGAGTGTCGCAAGTTGGATGGATGCGATACTGGGCAAGCAAAGATAACCAAAGGTTATAACCTTCCAGCCAAGTTCGTCATTCACGCCGTTGGTCCGGTGTGGGAAGGTGGGAATTCTGGAGAAGATGAGTTGTTGGCACAGTGTTATGGCAACAGTTTAGCCTTAGCAGTCGAAAACGGGGTTAAAACTATTGCTTTTCCAGCCATTAGCACAGGCGTATATCGTTTTCCTTTGGAACGTGCCACTAAAATTGCTGTCAGTGAAGTTAATAAGTTTTTACACAGCAAGAATTATTTAGAACAAGTCATTTTCGTTTGTTTTGGGCAAAAAGCCTACGATTGCTACTTGCAGGTGATGCGAGAAATGACTCAAAGCTAGCTAGGATTGTATCCTATCTCAAGCCTACTTACTAGGCTGTGGACATCTGGTACAAGATGTAAACTTATGAGTTATTCCTTTGGGGACTACCAAAAATGTCAAAACAGCTGGGTAAAAAAATCGCACCTGCACCGATGTCAACTGATATCGGGGTCGTGGATTTGATTGACCATTACTTCACCGCTTACAATTCAGCACGGTTGCGAGAGATATGTCATCTCCTCAGCCGAGATGTCCTCACCGAAGGCGTAACGGTAGGAGTCAGTCTTTCTGGTGCGATGACACCAGCAGGATTCGGGGTTTCTGCGCTGGCACCGCTGATCCGCAACGGATTTATTGACTGGATGATTAGCACTGGCGCTAATCTTTACCACGATATGCACTATGGACTAGGTTTTGAACTCTTCGCTGGCAATCCGTTTTTGGATGATGTGAAGCTGCGCCAGCAAGGCACTATCCGCATTTATGACATCATCTTTGGCTACGATGTGCTGTTGGAAACAGATGCTTTCATCCGTAAAATTTTGCAAGCAGAACCATTCCAAAAACGGATGGGAACTGCGGAATTTCATTATCTACTCGGCAAGTATGTCCGCGAGGTAGAAAAGCAACTGGGGGTTAAGCATTCCTGCCTGCTAGCTACAGCTTATGAGTGTGGGGTTCCAATTTATACATCATCACCTGGCGATAGTTCTATTGGGATGAATGTCGCTGCATTGTCATTGGAAGGTTCCAAGTTGATGTTAGATCCTGCAATTGATGTTAATGAGACGGCAGCCATTGCGTACGGTGCGCGAGAAATAGGAGGCAAGAGTGCAGCTGTCATTATTGGTGGCGGCAGTCCCAAAAACTTTTTGCTCCAAACACAACCGCAAATTCATGAAGTCCTAGGACTAGAAGAAAGAGGACACGATTACTTTATCCAGTTCACCGATGCCCGTCCAGATACTGGGGGTTTATCTGGAGCAACACCCTCGGAAGCCGTTAGTTGGGGTAAGATTGACCCAGATGAGTTACCTAGTACAATCGTTTGTTATACCGATAGCACAATTGCACTGCCGTTAGTGACAGCTTATGTCTTAAACCAGTGTCAGCCTCGTGCTCTAAAGCGGTTGTATGATAAGCGAGAACAGATGCTAGACAAGCTGCGGACAGACTATTTAGCAGCTAAAACCCAACCAGTCGATAAAATACCAGATGCTGTGGCTCAAAGCACTCCTCCTCAAGAAGTCGCAACTTATCCTGTAGGTAGGCTGATTCCTAATACGGGAGGCGGAGAGTAAGCCAGATGGGGAGACGGGACGGTCAGGAGAAGCTCTTTTTCCGTTGTCCCCTTGTCCTCGGTAAAAAAAGTTACCGACAGCCTAAGCAATTCAAAATTCAAAATGGTTAAGCTGTGCTTTACTCAAATGAAATGTGTGATAGATGACTTTGTAAGGGCACACGATTGTGGCGCTGTGCCCTTACTCTCCATCTTCATAACTGAATCAAAGTTGGTATTAAGGCTTTTTAAGACAGTGCCGCAGCCGGACTTAAATCAAGTAAAGCGAGCAAGCGGTCAATATCAAAATGTTTAGCCATGAGATGACGAATACACTCAACTTTAATAGGTTCGTGGACACGAACTGTACCAAAAGTGCGGTCAATAATTTCCACAGTCGTTAGGGTATCCAAGTCAACTGATAACATGGGGATTTCTAGTTCTTCAGCACGACTGAGAATGAAAGGGGCGGGAGGCAATTGTCCGGTGAGAATTAAGCATTGGGTAGAAGTTTCCAAAGCAGCTTGCTGAATTTCTACGCGATCGCCCCCTGTCACCACTGCCATATTCCGGCGCATACCAAAGTACTTCACCGCTGCGTTGACATTCATCGCGCCAATTGCCAAACTTTCCACCATTAAATCCAGGCGATCGTTGCAGCAGAGAACTTCTGCGTTTAACTGGTGTGCCAATTCGCGAACGCTAACACTACGTAATAAATCACTTTTTGGCAACATCCCTAGCACCGGAATGCTTTGCTGTTCTAGAAACGGACGGATAGTGGTGTTAACAGCTTGTCGTTTTTCTAGAGGAATATCGTTGATAACAATACCAACCAAGCGATCGCCCATACGCTGCTTGGCAGATAATAGCGCTTCAACTGAAAGGAGTGACTTGTAACGGGCTACCAAAAGCACAGCAGCATCCACCACCTCAGCGACTTGCAGTAAAGATAAATTAAATAAGCTGCCTTCATCCAAATTACCAGGACCCTCAAGCAACACCAGGTCGCCAAAGAGCATTTGCGAATATTGCTGCGCTAGGGACTTTTGATAATCGGTCTTGTCTAGCCCTTGCAAACGTTTTTGCACAGTGGCTTCATTTAAAGTCACCATAGTGGGTACAACATGGTTTTTTGGTAGGTTGAGGCTATGAGCAATGAATTGGACATCTTCCTCAACCACGCATCCACTAGATTCACTCAAAGATGTACCTAGCGGTTTGCCATAGGCAATATCCAGTCCTTTGTGCTGTAGTTGATAAGACAAACCCAGGACTGTTGCAGATTTACCGCAGTAAGCTTCCGTAGATCCAATTAACAAATATTTAGCAAATTTTGGCACACCTGCACTCCTAATTTCAAAATTCAGTTAGCTTTGAGCAGCTAGCTTGATTTTAGTTGTAGACCCCTGTAAGGAGGTTTCTTACAGGGTCAGCTGATAGCTAATTGCTGACCGCTTTTTACAACTGGGCTAGGTTTTATTAATTTTAGGTCGAACTTTGCCATTGAAGTTGTAAACCAAGTTGACTATAGAAATAATTGCTCAACTTACAACAAGTGTTGACTGTTCAAAAAAAAGCCTTTTTTTATTGGTAGCACAGGCAAAACGACAATTATGGAGTTATGTTGCCACAGTGTCTAATTTAATCCTCGATACGCAGCATCTTGCGGTAAAACGTTTGGGAAAAATCGGTGACGCGGGAACGCTTATAATTTTCTATAAGTTCAATTAAATAAATAATAAACTCGAAGCTTGCCATCATCAGTTCATAGCTCAATTCCGCGTTGCCATCAAACTGCATTCGGCAACGAGTTAAGTCTGAGGGTAGAGTTGCAACATTCCAAGTTGCAACAAAGGGAATATTATCACTGCTTTCTATCTTGCGGTGTCCCTCCAAAACGCCCTTTTGATAGAGACTAATCGCATAGGGTAAGAAATTGCGCTTACTACCTTGAATGTAAGGCAAGTAGACGCTTGCTTGTTGTTGAGTGGCGGGTTGGAGTTGCTCGAAAGACATACTTTAAATCTTCCTCAAGTAAGTTGACAACCGGACACCTTTAGGGGTGTTGTCAATAGTATTCCCAAAAAAATGTCTGTTTACACATTGGTCAAAGGCAGATGCAAAGACTCATTTGTGACTCTTAACTCTTAACTGGTTGACTCTTTGTTAACTCCGTTTAAAGATGTCCTAAGGAACATTTGAGTGGTTTTAGGCTATGGCTCCACTGGTTGCAAACTATTACTTGACCTACCGCTGTAATGCCAGATGTCATTTTTGTAACATCTGGACATTAGAACCGGGAAAGGAAGCTGATTTTGAAACAATCAAAAATAATTTGAAGGATTTACGCCGCTTGGGAGTCAAGTATGTGGACTTCACAGGTGGTGAACCACTTCTACGTCCTGATGTCAATCAGATTTATACAGAGGCGAAACGTCAGGGTTTTCAAACCAGTATCACAACGAACACAATTTTGTATCCGAAGAAAGCTAGGGAAATTCAGGGATTAGTAGACTATTTGAATTTCTCCCTGGATGGTGGGGATGCAGAAACTCATGATCAGTCTCGAGGAGTCAAAATTTTTGACACTTTGGTGGAGTCGGTTGAAATTGCAAAGTCTTTAGGAGAATACCCCGTACTCAACCACACCGTTACCGCTCAGAATTATCATCGCCTTGAAGAAGTTGGAGAATTAGGTAAAAAACTTGGTGTTCGGGTTTGGTTGAATCCCGCCTTTACAGCACACGAACACTACAACTCGAATAAGAATCCCACCCCGGAAATGGTAGCGGCAATCGAAGCAACTGGGAAGAAATATAACAATGTCGGGTACAATAGGGCTGCACTGGCTTTTATTGAGGCTGGGGGCAATGATACTAAAAATCCCCGTTGTAAAGCGGTGGATGCTGTCATTGCTATTTCTCCTAATGACGAACTGCTGCTACCTTGCTACCACTTCGCCCAAACGGGAATTCCCATTAATGGGCGACTTTACGAGCTATATCGCGAGTCTGAGGAGGTAGAACAATACCGCCAATCTCAAGGTAAGCTCAAAGTATGTGAAGGTTGTACTGTTTGGTGTTACTTGTTACCCAGCTTCTTTATGGGTGTAGACAAATACTGGTGGTTGAATTACGTAACCTATGCCAGCGAATTCCTGGCCCGAAAACGATTCTTACAACGAGCTTGATCCGCTCAACTCCCTCTTTTGTGACCTATCCACGTCAGAAGAGGAGTTAGAGGAGGAGACACCCCACTCAATGACTCTTCCATCCCGGTTTCAAGGTCGTAGACGCAAAGCCGCTCTCGTTTTGACAATGGTCTGGAGTGGTACGATCGCCCTGCATTTAGTTTCGTGGGGTACATTGTTTGTACTGGGACTGACGACCATCCTAGGATTTCACGCCTTAGTGTTGGTGTTTGCCCGACCAAAACGTTACCCGGAACAAGTACAGGGAGATTTGCCATCTGTATCCGTGTTGGTGGCAGCTAAAAATGAAGAGGCGGTCATTGGCAGATTAGTCAAGAGCCTTTGTAGTTTGGAATACCCAGATGAACAGTACGAAGTTTGGGTGATTGATGATAACAGCACCGACAGGACGCCCCAGTTGCTGGCAGAACTGGCGCAGGAATACGAGAATCTGAAGGTACTGCGGCGAAAGCCAGACGCTGGCGGAGGAAAATCCGGAGCGTTGAATCAGGTGCTACCGCTGACAAAAGGGGAAATTTTAGCGGTGTTTGATGCTGATGCCCAGGTGCCACCAGACTTGCTACTACGTGTCATACCGTTGTTTCAACGGGAAAACGTGGGCGCGGTGCAGGTGCGAAAGGCGATCGCCAACGCCAAAGAAAATTTCTGGACAAAAGGTCAAGCGGCAGAAATGGCATTTGATACATTTATGCAGCATCGACGGACTGTCATTGGTGGTATTGGCGAGTTGCGGGGTAATGGTCAATTTGTCCGGCGACAAGCGCTTTTGCGTTGCGATGGCTGGAATGAAGAAACCATTACCGATGATTTGGATCTGACGTTTCGCCTGCATTTAGATAACTGGGATATTGAGTGCGTATTTAACCCAGCGGTCGAAGAAGAAGGCGTGACAAATGCCATTGCCCTCTGGCATCAGCGTAACCGTTGGGCAGAAGGCGGATATCAGAGGTATTTAGATTACTGGGATCTGATTCTCAAAAACCGCATGGGTACGCGCAAAACCTGGGATTTATTCCTGTTTACCCTGATCATGTACATCCTACCCACAGCGGCGGTGCCAGATTTAGTGATGGCGATCGCACGACATCGTCCACCAATTTTAAGTCCAGTTTCTGGCTTAACGGTGACAATGTCAATGGCGGGGATGTTTAGTGGTCTGCGTCGGATACGTCAAAAACAGGAATTCCAACTGTCTACCTATCTTCTGCTGCTGCTCCAGACCTTGCGTGGCAATTTATATATGCTCCACTGGATGGTGGTCATGAGTAGCACCACCGCTCGGATGTCAATACGACCAAAGCGGTTGAAATGGGTGAAAACAGTACATCAAGGTAAAGAATGAAGAATGAAGATGAAGATTTTTCTCTCTTCTATCTTCATTCTTGTTTAAAATTCATCATCAGCTTCTGAATCTTCTACCCACTCCGATGTGGTTGTAGAGTCAAGTCTTTCTGCATCGTCTGTAAATCGGATGATTTCTCCATCAAAGAATTGTGCCAAACGTTGCGCTGCGGCTTCAACTTCATCAACTGCCCAATGAGCGTTACTAGCTGGAGGTTGAGGTGTGGATGGTGTAGTACTGCGATTTGCCGTGTCTGAAGTTGAGACCACAGCACCATTCGTTGTATTTGAAGTTTTTGTGGTCGGTGTTTTGGGTGTGGGAATTTCAGGAGAAGGCGCAGGAGGCGGTTCGTAACTAGAAGGAGTAGTAGAAGGAGTCGTGGGCTTCTTGTGCGGAGAAGTTTGAGGTGGGATAGAAGTTGATGAGGTTGCTAATTCCAGGTTTATCTTAATATCACATTTGAAAGTTTCTTTAAACGCTGCTACTATTTTAGACTGGTCTGATTGTACTTGTTTATACCATGCTTGTTTAATAGCAACACGAGCGACAACGCCATCAAATTCTATAAGATGACACATTTGGCGCAGTAGCTCTCGTCTTGAGATTGGCTGGAGATTGGCAAGCACTTGCTGCCAAACCTGGGTTAATTCATATTGTGTGACCTCAGTCATTTCCTCTGTTTGGGATACTGAGGATGCTGCTTCTACTTTAGGAGGTGGTTCTGGGGGAGTGGAGGTAGGGGGAGTGGGGGATACTGTAGGTGTTTGTTGGCTTGTGACTTCTTTGACAGGTTTTAGATTATTTTCTGATGGTGGTGTTTCGCGGCTTGTCGCTGTCCTTTGTTCAGTTCTTACAGATGGTGAAATCTTTGGTGGAATTGCGCCTTTGCCATTTTGCTGAACAGAAATACTGGCTGAGGGTAACAATCCTAGCAATGTGACTTCTAACCACAGACGCGGTTGTGTGGTGTTTTTCAGTTGCACTTCGGCGGTTCGTAAGTGTTGCTGTCCCGCCAAAATTGTACTCATGTCAAACTCTTGGGCAAAATCAATCAGCGCTTCCCAAGTTTGGGGAGTGCAAGCAACCAAATCGTTGCGGCTGGGTGCAGTTTTAGCAATGAGTAAATCCCGGTAGAAGCCAGCGAGATTCTGGAGAATAATCAGAGGTTCCCGACCGCGATCTAGGATTTTACGGGTATAGTCTAGAACATTTTCAGGGTTGTTAGAGGCGATCGCATTCAACAGTAAGAGCAAATCGCGTTCGCTGACCGAACCAACTAAATCCCAAACTCTGTCTGGTGTGACTTCTGCTGACAATAAACTTAACTGGTCAAGCAGACTTTCTGCATCCCGCAATCCTCCCTGAGCGAGTTGGGCTACCATGGTTATGGCTTCGAGGGTAATATTAATATTTTCTTTGTAGGCGATATGACTCAAATGCTTTACCATCGCCTCTAAATCTATTCTGCGGAAGTCGAAGCGTTGACATCGAGAAATGATAGTTGGCAAGACTCGTTGCGGGTCGGTTGTCGCTAGTACAAAGACAACGTGTTTCGGTGGTTCTTCGAGGGTCTTTAGTAGCGCATTAAACGCTGCTGTACTGAGCATATGGCACTCATCAACCACGTAAACCTTATACCGACACTGTACGGGAGCAAATTGCGCCCTTTCTATAAGCTCACGGATATTATCGACACCAGTGTTACTTGCCGCGTCAATTTCAATAACATCTAAAGAATAGCCCTTAGTGATTCCCTGACAAACATCACACACGCCGCAGGGTTGAGGTGTGGGTTTGTCATTTTTAAGACAATTAAGCGATTTTGCCAAAATGCGAGCGCTGGAGGTTTTGCCCGTACCCCTAGGACCTGTGAACAAGTAGGCAGGGGCGATTTTGGCAGCCCGGATAGCATTGGTGAGGGTGGTAGCGATCGCCTCTTGCCCCACGAGTTCAGCAAAACTCTTTGGGCGATACTTGTGGTGCAGGGGTTCGTAAGACATAGAGGGCAAATGTCAATGCCTTTGAGGGTTAATAACTAGCACCCAGAGCAATTTGGGATTAGACAATTCTAAACGTATAAGGTAACTTCAAACATCTAGAAATTCACTTTTCTTAGTACAAATATACCATTGACAATAGAGTATGATTTATAGATATTTCGCTAATGTAGAAAAATTGTATGTTCTACAGGTGAGGGAAAATTGCGCGTCTGTAGATTTTCTTTAATTCTTAGTGGCGCTTGGGAGTGCAGTAAGTAGACGCGTAGCAGCTTTTCGTTAGACATGGCTACAATCTTATGGTGAACACCAACACTTACGGGTGCGGGAGATGCTCAAGCGGATAATTCAATGGCTCCGAAGGTTTTTTCAACGCTTGTTTGGCTCAAATCAGACTCAAGCAACCAGGGCACATGTTCAAAAACAACCGCCTCCACCCCTGAGCGATACAGATCTGGAAGTTTTGTTTACAGAACTATTAGAAGGCGTGTATCAGGCACGAGGGCAAGCATGGGCGCAAAAGTGGCTGGATAATATTGAACATCGCGTCTCAACAGAACGTTGGGTAGAGTGGTTGCAGCGGTTTGGCGAAAGATTGCTAGCATCACCTACACTCAATAATGAATTGGCCTCCCGAATGGTACAACTAGGTGAATTGGACATTGGAGAAGTTGGAAACGTCGCCTATGATATTGGGATGCAGTTGTTAACGCGCACAAGCGGCGAACCAATATGGGAGTATGAGGGACCAGATACTGTCAAACAAACCCCTGCAACCGCACAAACTTTCGACGAGCAAGTGGAAGTCGTGGAAGTAGAAAACCTCCCAGAAGGAGAATACCAAACCGTTACCTTAGAGCAGTTGTTTGAGCTTTTGCAGCAAGATGAGAACTTACGCAACCAGATTTCCCAGCAACTGGGAATTGAGACAGACGATCCACAAATAATCATCCAAGCATTGCTTAATCAATTCCATACAGATCATCAATCAAGCACAAATCAAGCAGAAGCATAAGTAAATACCTGACCTCTGACGAAACTCACATATATAATGGTGCTGGAAACTACAGGGGTCTTCGTAAGAAGAATGCTCTCTCGTTGCTTGTTAGAACGAAATCTGCTGTCAATCATAGACAACTTTCATCATTGACCTACTCATATGCAATTTGTTTCCAAAACAACCAGGACTCGCCTATGTAATTCTCATGAGTCTTTACGTAACTCATAACTTTTTTAACACTGTGATCGCTAAAATCTTATGATGAACAATTCCAAGAGTTCCCGAAATGCTCAAGTGGCTAGTCAAGTGGCTTAACAAGTTTTTCAGATTCCTCTTTAGGAAAAAGCAGACTCGTTCTATGTATCCTATGGGGGAACAGAAGGTAGTATCACCACCCGAATTGACAAATGCAGATTTGGAATTTTTGTTTACCCAGCTGCTGGAAGGTGTACATCAGGCAAGAGGGCAACAGTGGGCGCTCAAGTATCTACAAAGAATGGAAAATCGTATTTCTCAGGAGCGTTGGATAGATTGGCTGTTGGACTTTGGTGAAAGATTGCTCACCTCACCTGCACCAAATGATCAATTAGCAGAACGGATGGTGCAACTAGGCGAACTGGGTATTGGGACAATTGGAGAGCTATCTTACGATATTGGAATACGCTTGTTGACGAAAAACTTGGGCAAACCGTATTGGGAAACTGAAGACAAACAAGATACAGAAACTTTAACCCCCGCAACGCTCCCGACCTTATTAGAAGAAAAGTTAACTCTTAACAAAGGCAAACAGCATTCAAATGATAACCGCAGGCAACAAACTGAAACGACAAAACCTGCATCCGCTTCAAACTCTCCGCACCAAGAGTATACCAGTCATTTAGACGAATTGATATGGGAATATGATGGACCAGATGCCCAAACCACAGCACCAGATCCTCTACTAACTCCGTTTGAGGAACAAGAGGAAGAATCTTGGGTAAAACAAAGCCTCGAAGCAGCAGCATCTGAGGTTCACACAGAGCATGAATCTACAGATTTACAGCCACTCGTGACTGTCACACTAGATGAATTGTTAGTGAGGTTGGAGCAGAGTACGAGTTTAGTCCAAGATCTGGCTTCTGGGCTGGGAGTTCAAAGCGAAGTACCAGTCAACACGAATTCACTGACAAATCAACCGCAGAC
The sequence above is a segment of the Mastigocladopsis repens PCC 10914 genome. Coding sequences within it:
- the cobO gene encoding cob(I)yrinic acid a,c-diamide adenosyltransferase; the protein is MQTDETRATTSDVAVGENSSLTSEQYRKKMERRKEVQQMRVTNASTEKGLIIVNTGNGKGKTTAALGMVLRALGHGYKVAIVQFIKGAWEPAEKRVFSIWQDDLLEFHAMGEGFTWETQDRDRDIEKAVAAWQKGLEYIRNPDFKLVLLDEINIALKLGYLEVEEVLAGLAQKQPYNHVILTGRGAPTALIERADLVTEMSLIKHPFRDQGIKAQPGIEY
- a CDS encoding O-acetyl-ADP-ribose deacetylase translates to MENKISVIQGDITQLQVDVIVNAANNTLLGGGGVDGAIHRVAGPELLEECRKLDGCDTGQAKITKGYNLPAKFVIHAVGPVWEGGNSGEDELLAQCYGNSLALAVENGVKTIAFPAISTGVYRFPLERATKIAVSEVNKFLHSKNYLEQVIFVCFGQKAYDCYLQVMREMTQS
- a CDS encoding homospermidine biosynthesis protein, whose product is MSKQLGKKIAPAPMSTDIGVVDLIDHYFTAYNSARLREICHLLSRDVLTEGVTVGVSLSGAMTPAGFGVSALAPLIRNGFIDWMISTGANLYHDMHYGLGFELFAGNPFLDDVKLRQQGTIRIYDIIFGYDVLLETDAFIRKILQAEPFQKRMGTAEFHYLLGKYVREVEKQLGVKHSCLLATAYECGVPIYTSSPGDSSIGMNVAALSLEGSKLMLDPAIDVNETAAIAYGAREIGGKSAAVIIGGGSPKNFLLQTQPQIHEVLGLEERGHDYFIQFTDARPDTGGLSGATPSEAVSWGKIDPDELPSTIVCYTDSTIALPLVTAYVLNQCQPRALKRLYDKREQMLDKLRTDYLAAKTQPVDKIPDAVAQSTPPQEVATYPVGRLIPNTGGGE
- a CDS encoding phosphotransacetylase family protein, with protein sequence MPKFAKYLLIGSTEAYCGKSATVLGLSYQLQHKGLDIAYGKPLGTSLSESSGCVVEEDVQFIAHSLNLPKNHVVPTMVTLNEATVQKRLQGLDKTDYQKSLAQQYSQMLFGDLVLLEGPGNLDEGSLFNLSLLQVAEVVDAAVLLVARYKSLLSVEALLSAKQRMGDRLVGIVINDIPLEKRQAVNTTIRPFLEQQSIPVLGMLPKSDLLRSVSVRELAHQLNAEVLCCNDRLDLMVESLAIGAMNVNAAVKYFGMRRNMAVVTGGDRVEIQQAALETSTQCLILTGQLPPAPFILSRAEELEIPMLSVDLDTLTTVEIIDRTFGTVRVHEPIKVECIRHLMAKHFDIDRLLALLDLSPAAALS
- the ebsA gene encoding type IV pilus biogenesis protein EbsA; translated protein: MSFEQLQPATQQQASVYLPYIQGSKRNFLPYAISLYQKGVLEGHRKIESSDNIPFVATWNVATLPSDLTRCRMQFDGNAELSYELMMASFEFIIYLIELIENYKRSRVTDFSQTFYRKMLRIED
- a CDS encoding radical SAM protein, yielding MAPLVANYYLTYRCNARCHFCNIWTLEPGKEADFETIKNNLKDLRRLGVKYVDFTGGEPLLRPDVNQIYTEAKRQGFQTSITTNTILYPKKAREIQGLVDYLNFSLDGGDAETHDQSRGVKIFDTLVESVEIAKSLGEYPVLNHTVTAQNYHRLEEVGELGKKLGVRVWLNPAFTAHEHYNSNKNPTPEMVAAIEATGKKYNNVGYNRAALAFIEAGGNDTKNPRCKAVDAVIAISPNDELLLPCYHFAQTGIPINGRLYELYRESEEVEQYRQSQGKLKVCEGCTVWCYLLPSFFMGVDKYWWLNYVTYASEFLARKRFLQRA
- a CDS encoding glycosyltransferase; its protein translation is MPANSWPENDSYNELDPLNSLFCDLSTSEEELEEETPHSMTLPSRFQGRRRKAALVLTMVWSGTIALHLVSWGTLFVLGLTTILGFHALVLVFARPKRYPEQVQGDLPSVSVLVAAKNEEAVIGRLVKSLCSLEYPDEQYEVWVIDDNSTDRTPQLLAELAQEYENLKVLRRKPDAGGGKSGALNQVLPLTKGEILAVFDADAQVPPDLLLRVIPLFQRENVGAVQVRKAIANAKENFWTKGQAAEMAFDTFMQHRRTVIGGIGELRGNGQFVRRQALLRCDGWNEETITDDLDLTFRLHLDNWDIECVFNPAVEEEGVTNAIALWHQRNRWAEGGYQRYLDYWDLILKNRMGTRKTWDLFLFTLIMYILPTAAVPDLVMAIARHRPPILSPVSGLTVTMSMAGMFSGLRRIRQKQEFQLSTYLLLLLQTLRGNLYMLHWMVVMSSTTARMSIRPKRLKWVKTVHQGKE
- a CDS encoding DNA polymerase III subunit gamma/tau gives rise to the protein MSYEPLHHKYRPKSFAELVGQEAIATTLTNAIRAAKIAPAYLFTGPRGTGKTSSARILAKSLNCLKNDKPTPQPCGVCDVCQGITKGYSLDVIEIDAASNTGVDNIRELIERAQFAPVQCRYKVYVVDECHMLSTAAFNALLKTLEEPPKHVVFVLATTDPQRVLPTIISRCQRFDFRRIDLEAMVKHLSHIAYKENINITLEAITMVAQLAQGGLRDAESLLDQLSLLSAEVTPDRVWDLVGSVSERDLLLLLNAIASNNPENVLDYTRKILDRGREPLIILQNLAGFYRDLLIAKTAPSRNDLVACTPQTWEALIDFAQEFDMSTILAGQQHLRTAEVQLKNTTQPRLWLEVTLLGLLPSASISVQQNGKGAIPPKISPSVRTEQRTATSRETPPSENNLKPVKEVTSQQTPTVSPTPPTSTPPEPPPKVEAASSVSQTEEMTEVTQYELTQVWQQVLANLQPISRRELLRQMCHLIEFDGVVARVAIKQAWYKQVQSDQSKIVAAFKETFKCDIKINLELATSSTSIPPQTSPHKKPTTPSTTPSSYEPPPAPSPEIPTPKTPTTKTSNTTNGAVVSTSDTANRSTTPSTPQPPASNAHWAVDEVEAAAQRLAQFFDGEIIRFTDDAERLDSTTTSEWVEDSEADDEF